A DNA window from Gemmatimonadota bacterium contains the following coding sequences:
- a CDS encoding SUMF1/EgtB/PvdO family nonheme iron enzyme produces the protein MGRSTFSCAKNGQNITVPVGSFRPNNFGLYDMIGNVQEWTADCWNDNYDGAPSHGSVWQEGNCTFRVTRGGSWHDYYTRHFRSAARHYTRANGSASHIGFRVARTMAVAPNPYRK, from the coding sequence GTGGGGCGCAGCACCTTTAGCTGTGCGAAGAATGGGCAAAATATTACGGTGCCTGTGGGATCGTTTCGTCCGAATAACTTTGGCCTATACGATATGATCGGGAATGTGCAGGAATGGACAGCGGACTGCTGGAATGACAACTACGACGGTGCGCCGTCCCATGGCAGTGTTTGGCAAGAAGGGAATTGTACCTTTCGCGTTACGCGCGGAGGCTCGTGGCACGATTATTATACGCGGCATTTTCGTTCAGCCGCACGCCATTACACCAGGGCGAATGGGAGCGCAAGTCACATTGGTTTTCGGGTTGCGCGGACGATGGCGGTGGCGCCAAATCCCTATCGGAAATAG
- a CDS encoding 3-oxoacyl-ACP reductase FabG — protein MTLKDRVAIVTGASSGIGRGIALALAREGAHVAVADIQEAPKQGIYHDTDLTTSTAEEIEKFGSKGIFVQTDVSDDEAVKILIERTVSEFGKLDILVNNAGITIPGGIEETTIADYDTVMGVNLRALYVASKLAMPHLKKPSGRIIHIASVQSFGGGGGPAYAASKAGVVNLTRDTALELAPFGATVNAICPGYIETPIQDYLTPQDIEDCKVKTPLPRLGLPSDIGNAAVFFASDAAAWITGTALPVDGGWMASIF, from the coding sequence ATGACACTCAAAGACCGCGTGGCAATCGTCACAGGCGCAAGCTCTGGCATTGGGCGGGGCATAGCACTGGCACTGGCACGAGAAGGCGCGCATGTGGCAGTAGCCGATATACAGGAAGCACCTAAACAGGGCATATATCACGACACCGACCTGACCACTTCTACGGCAGAGGAAATAGAAAAATTCGGCAGCAAAGGAATCTTTGTACAGACCGACGTATCGGATGACGAAGCGGTGAAAATCCTGATCGAGCGGACCGTCTCCGAATTTGGCAAACTGGACATACTGGTAAACAACGCTGGCATCACAATACCCGGAGGCATTGAAGAAACAACCATCGCCGACTACGATACTGTAATGGGCGTAAACCTTCGGGCACTATATGTCGCCAGCAAACTCGCCATGCCACACCTGAAAAAACCATCAGGCAGAATCATCCACATCGCATCTGTACAGTCATTTGGTGGGGGCGGAGGACCTGCGTATGCCGCATCAAAAGCCGGCGTCGTCAACCTCACGCGAGACACCGCCCTGGAACTGGCCCCCTTTGGCGCAACCGTCAACGCCATCTGCCCGGGCTACATCGAAACGCCCATACAGGATTATCTCACACCGCAGGACATCGAAGACTGCAAAGTAAAAACCCCATTACCCCGCCTGGGCTTGCCATCGGACATCGGCAACGCCGCGGTATTCTTCGCATCGGACGCCGCCGCTTGGATCACCGGCACAGCCCTGCCTGTAGATGGCGGATGGATGGCGTCTATTTTTTGA
- a CDS encoding aspartate/tyrosine/aromatic aminotransferase translates to MFESLTMAPADPIIGLTEAFKNDPNPKKINLGVGVYKDSDGNTPIFASVKTAEERLLTHEDTKNYLGIEGDEAYNKAVQELLWGTEHEILTSGRAGTAQAPGGTGALRIAGDFIHQHYPHARVWLSDPTWANHPKIFESAGVPTETYRYYNPSSFGLDFDALIQDLGQIPAGDVVLLHGCCHNPTGVDPSAEQWAQIADIITDHGIIPLVDFAYQGLGNGLVEDAVGLLSLSQPGCELLVASSFSKNFGLYRERTGALTIVGKDATTVEKAMSHIKICIRTNYSNPPSHGAQAVATVLNDPALRAQWDGEVKAMRDRINNMRTLFVDTLETKGVRRDFSFIAHQRGMFSFSGLTPEQVEALRERYSIYIVSSGRINVAGMTKDNIGPLCEAIAEILTD, encoded by the coding sequence ATGTTTGAATCCCTGACAATGGCCCCTGCGGATCCCATTATAGGATTGACCGAAGCATTCAAAAACGATCCAAACCCCAAAAAAATAAACCTCGGCGTTGGCGTGTACAAAGACAGCGACGGCAACACGCCGATATTCGCCTCTGTAAAAACAGCAGAAGAACGCCTTTTAACACACGAAGATACCAAAAATTATCTCGGCATAGAAGGCGACGAAGCGTATAACAAAGCCGTACAAGAACTCCTCTGGGGAACAGAACACGAAATACTCACCAGTGGACGCGCGGGAACAGCCCAGGCACCGGGGGGCACGGGCGCATTGCGCATTGCCGGCGACTTCATCCATCAGCACTATCCCCATGCCCGCGTATGGCTGAGTGATCCCACCTGGGCAAACCACCCCAAAATATTTGAATCTGCCGGCGTACCCACAGAAACCTATCGCTATTACAACCCCTCATCTTTTGGCCTGGACTTTGACGCACTCATCCAGGACCTCGGGCAAATCCCCGCAGGCGATGTCGTCTTGCTACACGGATGTTGTCACAACCCGACCGGCGTCGATCCCTCAGCCGAACAATGGGCGCAAATAGCCGACATCATAACCGACCACGGCATCATCCCACTCGTTGACTTTGCCTATCAGGGCCTAGGCAATGGCCTCGTTGAAGACGCCGTCGGCCTCCTGTCTCTCAGCCAGCCCGGCTGTGAACTCCTCGTCGCCAGTTCCTTCTCCAAAAACTTTGGCCTCTACCGCGAGCGCACGGGCGCATTGACCATCGTGGGAAAAGACGCCACCACCGTTGAAAAAGCGATGAGCCACATCAAAATCTGCATCCGCACAAATTATTCCAACCCGCCATCGCACGGCGCACAGGCAGTCGCAACAGTCCTCAACGACCCCGCCTTGCGGGCACAATGGGACGGCGAAGTAAAAGCCATGCGCGACCGCATCAACAACATGCGCACCCTATTTGTGGATACCCTCGAAACAAAAGGCGTGCGGCGCGACTTTTCGTTTATCGCACACCAGAGAGGAATGTTTTCTTTCTCCGGATTGACCCCCGAGCAAGTAGAAGCATTGCGCGAGCGATATTCGATATACATCGTCAGTTCGGGACGCATCAACGTGGCGGGCATGACAAAGGACAACATCGGGCCATTGTGCGAAGCGATAGCAGAGATATTGACAGATTAA
- a CDS encoding ankyrin repeat domain-containing protein has protein sequence MSDYCESDVNARNPDSGRAPLHFAVENNDCEMVEQLLERGADVNVREKTGNTPLHFAAIGNASEVAELLLERGAYVNAQDSGGTTPLHNAAIGNASEVVEQLLERGADANVQDSGGTTPLHFAAIGNASEVAELLLNRGADVNVQDVVGNTPLHNAASNNASSEAAEVLLNHGADVNVQNNDGATPLDLAKRGDASETVELLINRGAITSAQPKNRRVGVILGVIILLFLCFMIFVAVSP, from the coding sequence GTGTCTGATTATTGCGAATCCGATGTCAACGCACGGAACCCCGATAGTGGTCGGGCGCCGCTACACTTTGCGGTAGAGAATAATGATTGTGAAATGGTTGAGCAATTGCTTGAGCGCGGTGCCGATGTCAATGTGCGGGAAAAAACTGGCAATACGCCACTACACTTTGCGGCGATTGGTAATGCTTCTGAAGTGGCCGAGTTATTGCTTGAGCGGGGTGCCTATGTCAACGCGCAGGACAGTGGTGGTACGACGCCGCTACACAATGCGGCGATTGGTAATGCTTCTGAAGTAGTTGAGCAATTGCTTGAGCGGGGTGCCGATGCCAATGTGCAGGATAGTGGTGGCACGACGCCACTACACTTTGCGGCGATTGGTAATGCTTCTGAAGTGGCCGAGTTATTACTGAATCGCGGTGCCGATGTCAATGTGCAGGATGTGGTTGGCAATACGCCGCTACACAATGCGGCGAGTAATAATGCTTCTTCTGAAGCAGCCGAGGTATTGCTGAACCATGGTGCCGATGTCAATGTGCAGAATAATGATGGTGCGACGCCGCTGGACCTGGCGAAGCGAGGGGATGCTTCTGAAACAGTGGAACTGTTGATCAACCGTGGTGCTATCACTTCAGCGCAACCCAAAAACCGTCGGGTGGGCGTGATTCTGGGTGTGATTATTCTCTTGTTTCTATGTTTTATGATATTTGTTGCAGTCAGCCCATAG
- a CDS encoding IS256 family transposase codes for MTYPKDIKISQREQFALLNDPDFLNQAITRFLQQFMEAEITSFLQAEPYQRTSERTGYRNGYKPRVLKTRVGRIQLSIPQDREGRFSSALFSRFQRSEKALILALQEAYLQGVSTRKVTKITEALCGTSFSKSQVSQLCQDLDADINAWRERPLEQGYPYLIIDATYLHIRSRGQVASEAVLIVSGIAESGHRDILAIDVAHTETEATYADLFKDLKKRGLKGVHLVISDHHEGLQNAIKRHFQGASWQHCQTHFHRNIKGITPPKYQREVAQTLKDVFNAPDLATAQEHLSSMMDTYEPILPNAVEKIDRDITHCLACFHFPQQHQKRIRTTNLLERLNREIKRRADVVQIFPNQAACERLIGALCMEWSDEWITGRRYLDMTDWK; via the coding sequence ATGACTTACCCCAAAGATATAAAAATTTCTCAAAGAGAGCAATTTGCACTTTTGAATGACCCTGATTTTCTCAATCAGGCCATCACACGCTTCCTCCAGCAGTTTATGGAAGCCGAGATCACATCATTTTTACAAGCAGAACCCTATCAAAGAACTAGCGAGCGTACGGGCTACCGTAACGGCTATAAACCCCGTGTTCTGAAGACGCGCGTAGGCCGTATCCAACTGAGTATACCCCAAGATCGAGAAGGGCGATTTAGCAGTGCGTTATTCTCACGGTTTCAACGCAGTGAAAAAGCGCTCATTCTTGCCCTTCAAGAGGCGTATTTGCAAGGGGTCTCCACACGCAAAGTGACAAAGATCACAGAAGCCTTGTGTGGCACCTCTTTTTCAAAGTCCCAGGTCTCACAGCTTTGTCAAGACCTGGATGCAGACATCAACGCCTGGCGTGAACGACCCCTTGAGCAAGGATACCCTTATCTGATTATTGATGCGACCTATCTCCACATCCGTAGCAGGGGACAGGTCGCTTCTGAGGCCGTCTTAATCGTTTCTGGCATCGCAGAGAGTGGGCACCGCGACATTTTGGCCATTGACGTGGCGCACACTGAGACAGAAGCCACGTATGCGGACTTGTTTAAAGACCTTAAAAAACGTGGGTTAAAGGGGGTGCATCTCGTCATATCAGACCACCACGAAGGCTTACAAAATGCCATCAAACGACACTTTCAAGGGGCTTCTTGGCAGCATTGTCAAACCCACTTTCACAGAAATATCAAAGGCATCACACCGCCTAAGTATCAACGTGAGGTTGCCCAGACACTCAAAGACGTTTTCAATGCACCCGATCTTGCCACTGCACAAGAGCACCTATCTTCTATGATGGACACCTATGAACCTATACTGCCCAATGCCGTGGAGAAGATAGACCGGGATATCACCCATTGTCTGGCCTGCTTCCACTTTCCACAACAGCATCAAAAACGCATTCGTACCACCAACCTGTTGGAGAGACTCAATCGTGAGATCAAAAGACGTGCCGATGTCGTGCAAATCTTCCCCAATCAAGCGGCTTGTGAACGTCTCATCGGCGCGTTGTGTATGGAGTGGTCTGACGAGTGGATCACCGGCAGACGCTACCTGGACATGACGGATTGGAAATAA
- the hpnC gene encoding squalene synthase HpnC: MSQTAYKTRAVEIAEAYAHCEALTRAHYENFPVGSVLIPKRVRPHVYSIYAFARTADDFADEPGLTAQERLNHLAEWEARLDACLSDPVGPIFTALAETIRTRDLPVQLLRDLLTAFRMDVTTQRHQTYRDLLTYCTFSANPVGRLILHLFGYRGEGYARYSDAICSALQLANFWQDIAIDFSRGRIYLPQEDLKRFGVGISDLRDQRVTPEFCRLMDYLINRTRDLFVAGYPLLDMVKGRLRFELRLTCLGGMHILKKIRDNDCDVFHRRPTITKRDLPALLFKTLFHL; the protein is encoded by the coding sequence ATGTCACAGACTGCATACAAAACTCGCGCGGTTGAGATTGCAGAGGCTTATGCCCATTGCGAGGCACTCACCCGAGCGCATTATGAGAATTTTCCGGTTGGTTCGGTGCTTATTCCCAAACGCGTGCGGCCCCATGTGTATAGTATCTATGCGTTTGCGCGCACGGCGGATGATTTTGCCGATGAGCCGGGTTTGACGGCGCAGGAGCGACTCAATCATCTGGCCGAGTGGGAAGCGCGTCTCGATGCGTGTCTTTCAGATCCGGTTGGTCCGATATTTACGGCGCTTGCGGAAACGATTCGCACGCGCGATTTGCCCGTGCAATTGCTCAGGGATTTGCTCACGGCTTTTCGCATGGATGTGACGACGCAACGGCATCAGACGTATCGGGATTTGCTGACGTATTGCACTTTTTCTGCCAATCCCGTGGGGCGGCTTATTCTCCATTTGTTTGGGTATCGCGGTGAGGGCTATGCGCGGTATTCTGACGCGATATGTAGTGCGCTGCAACTCGCCAATTTCTGGCAGGATATTGCGATTGATTTTTCGCGCGGTCGCATTTATCTCCCGCAGGAGGATCTCAAACGGTTTGGTGTCGGGATTTCAGATTTGCGCGATCAGCGCGTTACGCCGGAATTTTGCAGGCTTATGGATTATCTCATCAACCGCACACGGGATCTGTTTGTGGCGGGTTATCCCCTGCTGGATATGGTGAAGGGGCGATTGCGTTTTGAACTGCGGTTGACCTGTTTGGGCGGTATGCATATTCTGAAAAAGATTCGCGATAACGATTGCGATGTGTTTCATCGACGGCCCACGATTACAAAACGCGATTTGCCCGCGCTTTTGTTTAAGACGCTTTTCCACTTATGA
- a CDS encoding STAS domain-containing protein — translation MNIDVKWVRKDGVLIVVLNGIIDSSSAPQLQRALESGIGPADRALLLDFEQVSFLSSAGLRIFLIFARRFNVPGKQFGVCALSDPIRNVITISGFDRFLKVYNSQAEAVNAFKSGLS, via the coding sequence ATGAATATAGATGTTAAGTGGGTGCGGAAAGACGGGGTCTTGATTGTTGTGCTCAATGGTATTATCGATAGTAGCAGTGCTCCTCAATTGCAGCGCGCCCTGGAATCTGGTATTGGTCCGGCAGATCGGGCATTGCTGCTGGACTTTGAGCAGGTATCCTTTCTCAGCAGTGCAGGGCTTCGGATCTTCCTGATATTTGCCAGGAGATTTAACGTACCGGGCAAACAATTTGGCGTTTGTGCCCTTTCTGATCCAATCCGCAATGTTATCACCATCAGTGGTTTTGATCGGTTCCTCAAGGTTTATAACTCTCAGGCAGAGGCAGTCAACGCATTCAAGAGCGGTTTGAGCTAA
- a CDS encoding CehA/McbA family metallohydrolase, producing the protein MKIQPGQRELTLRLKRWIHMNEGGWYSGDSHVHFLSTQGSHTESQGEDLNIVNLLPSQWGNLFTNTEDFTGRPSISQDGNNIVYVGQENRQHFLGHLILWGLKEPVMPWCSDGPGESELGGTLEITMSDWADQCHAQGGSVIIPHLPNPNGEPAALIATGRVDGVEMLRHAPFNHLEYYRYLNCGYRLPLVGGTDKMSSDVPVGIYRTYAYLPDEEFTYDNWCKSVSQGRTFHSGGPIIHLTADGHQVGDTMQLSGAGTVEVEAWAESIFPIHTLEIVQAGRVVASTEDNKGARRLELKAKVKVDGHTWIAARCAGPNYTSVPHHDGWGRGIFAHTSPIYIACGGEWWMFDLEAAQYMLTLIDGDLAYIRQTAARHDPGTATHHHGELDHLAYLERPFVEARAAIHRRMHQLGIPH; encoded by the coding sequence GTGAAGATCCAACCGGGTCAACGCGAACTGACTTTGCGTCTCAAGCGATGGATTCACATGAACGAGGGGGGATGGTATAGCGGGGATTCGCACGTTCACTTCCTTTCGACACAGGGCAGTCATACGGAGTCCCAGGGGGAGGATCTCAATATCGTCAATTTGCTTCCGTCGCAGTGGGGCAATCTTTTTACCAATACAGAGGATTTTACGGGCAGGCCGAGTATTTCGCAGGATGGGAATAATATCGTCTATGTCGGTCAGGAGAATAGGCAGCACTTTTTGGGGCATCTCATTCTGTGGGGTCTCAAAGAGCCGGTGATGCCGTGGTGCAGTGACGGTCCCGGTGAGTCCGAACTGGGTGGGACGCTGGAGATTACGATGAGTGATTGGGCGGATCAGTGTCACGCGCAGGGTGGCTCGGTTATTATTCCGCATCTCCCGAATCCAAATGGGGAGCCTGCGGCGCTGATTGCTACTGGTCGCGTGGATGGCGTGGAGATGCTGCGTCATGCGCCGTTCAATCACCTGGAATACTACCGCTATCTCAACTGCGGTTACCGCTTGCCGCTGGTTGGCGGGACGGATAAGATGAGCAGTGATGTGCCCGTTGGTATTTACCGCACTTATGCCTATTTGCCCGACGAGGAGTTTACCTACGATAATTGGTGCAAGAGTGTGTCGCAGGGTCGAACATTTCACAGCGGTGGTCCCATCATTCACCTCACCGCGGATGGACACCAGGTTGGCGATACAATGCAGTTGTCGGGGGCCGGTACGGTGGAGGTCGAAGCGTGGGCGGAGAGTATTTTCCCGATTCATACGCTCGAGATCGTTCAGGCAGGGCGCGTTGTTGCTTCGACGGAAGATAATAAGGGTGCGCGGCGGCTGGAACTAAAGGCAAAGGTGAAGGTGGATGGGCATACGTGGATTGCCGCCCGGTGTGCAGGTCCCAATTATACCAGCGTTCCCCATCACGATGGCTGGGGACGGGGGATATTCGCCCATACGTCGCCAATTTATATCGCCTGCGGTGGCGAGTGGTGGATGTTCGATCTGGAAGCCGCCCAGTATATGCTGACGCTTATCGATGGCGATCTGGCGTACATCCGTCAAACCGCTGCCCGGCACGATCCCGGTACGGCGACGCACCATCACGGCGAGTTGGACCATCTCGCGTATCTGGAACGTCCCTTTGTCGAAGCCCGTGCAGCGATTCATAGGCGGATGCATCAGTTGGGGATACCGCATTGA